In one window of Chiloscyllium punctatum isolate Juve2018m chromosome 11, sChiPun1.3, whole genome shotgun sequence DNA:
- the LOC140482884 gene encoding epithelial cell adhesion molecule-like, with the protein MRVLGWLLLAVLGALAQGQGEDCPVCMTNRYTKCLPNGDGCTCTLQLSEKLSQPVNCSTLTSKCWMMKNEMYRLRSGTGTRRKPTEHAMLDNDGIYDPDCKSDGTFRSKQCNGTSTCWCVNTAGVRRTDKADDDIECPEQPVSTFWFQIQLRHKPLNKEVDEMKLKKAIQDVFAAYQVDPNYIEKIEYHAEDRYITVDLKQNVTVQSPSDLATAAYYLEKDVKSNTLFSDQYNRSIQDDGVPFDGEKLSFEEAYVYYVDSKNPEFSMKRMTPGIIAVIVVICLAIVAGLVVLFFTRRKAAKAHIYQKAEGRELDEIQKQQLTT; encoded by the exons ATGCGTGTCCTAGGCTGGCTGCTTCTGGCAGTGTTGGGCGCCCTAGCTCAAGGGCAGGGTGAAG actgtccAGTGTGTATGACCAACCGATATACCAAATGTCTACCAAATGGAGATGGCTGTACCTGTACATTGCAACTATCTGAAAAACTTAGTCAACCAGTCAACTGCAGTACAT TGACCAGTAAGTGCTGGATGATGAAGAATGAAATGTACCGATTGAGAAGTGGCACTGGAACTCGCAGAAAGCCCACTGAGCATGCCATGTTGGATAATGATGGTATCTATGATCCTGATTGCAAGAGTGACGGCACATTCCGTTCCAAGCAGTGTAATGGGACTAGCACCTGCTGGTGTGTAAACACTGCAGGTGTTCGAAGGACTGACAAGGCAGATGATGATATCGAGTGCCCTGAACAACCAGTTTCAACTTT TTGGTTTCAGATTCAGCTAAGGCACAAACCCTTAAATAAAGAAGTGGACGAAATGAAACTGAAAAA GGCTATCCAAGATGTCTTTGCTGCTTACCAGGTGGACCCAAATTACATCGAGAAGATTGAG TATCATGCAGAAGACCGTTATATAACTGTGGACTTGAAACAAAATGTGACCGTGCAGTCACCATCTGATCTTGCTACTGCAGCCTACTACCTAGAGAAGGAT GTCAAAAGTAACACCTTGTTCTCTGATCAATATAATCGATCAATTCAGGATGACGGGGTCCCATTTGATGGAGAAAAGCTTAGTTTTGAAGAGGCCTATGTGTATTATGTTGATTCAAAGAATCCAGAGTTCTCCATGAAGCGAATGACCCCTGGCATTATTGCTGTCATTGTGGTGATCTGTCTTGCCATTGTTGCTGGACTTGTTGTGCTT TTCTTTACCAGAAGGAAGGCTGCTAAGGCCCACATATATCAAAAGGCTGAG GGAAGAGAATTGGATGAAATTCAGAAGCAGCAGCTGACTACCTAA